Proteins co-encoded in one Acidobacteriota bacterium genomic window:
- a CDS encoding uroporphyrinogen-III synthase, with translation MAHASFKGLRVLSLESRRAKEVEKLIRTYGGEAIVVPAMREIGLDSNEETIEFANRLIRGEFGLVVFLTGVGVRAMVEIAQTRVGKDEFLQALRKVKIAARGAKPTTALRELKIPVHAISEDPSTWRELLHAINTTFSEALSTMKVAVQEYGASNPEFLAELNNRCEELVKVPVYQWTLPEDLQPLRESIMGLINGMVDVVLFMTAVQVIHLFQIAEQMGVAPQLREALQSTVVLSIGPTTSEELAHYGIQPDFEPSRPKMGFLVNEAAQYSRRLLEEKRNKKIEGVLSDTLDTLDTEDIDAPKKVRRVAASTPTMAGFRDGLKQIDFLHEISSRIAAADSLHLVLDRIVSFISNVIPCDSCFIYVLEGESLVMRASKNPHADLVDQVGIQIGQGVTGWVAKYRQPVALASGASNDPRFKAFKNIPEDHFEAMLCSPIICAGRVVGVINLQHRLSYKHTTHEVRLLSTLGYLVGAEIERARLETENSQLANRLETRKAVDRAKSVLQRDLSLSEDEAYQMMHKESRQRRKSMREIADAILLSEELRRAK, from the coding sequence GTGGCTCATGCAAGCTTCAAAGGACTCCGTGTACTTTCGTTGGAGTCTCGCCGTGCGAAAGAGGTCGAAAAGCTGATTCGCACCTACGGCGGCGAAGCGATCGTCGTGCCAGCCATGCGTGAGATTGGTCTGGACTCGAATGAGGAGACCATCGAATTTGCCAATAGATTGATACGCGGCGAGTTCGGTCTCGTCGTCTTTCTGACGGGCGTCGGCGTTCGTGCCATGGTTGAAATCGCACAGACACGCGTCGGCAAGGATGAATTCCTCCAGGCTCTGCGCAAAGTTAAGATTGCTGCGAGAGGAGCGAAACCAACAACAGCTCTTCGTGAATTGAAGATTCCAGTTCATGCCATCTCTGAGGATCCCAGCACCTGGCGCGAACTATTGCACGCGATCAACACGACATTTAGTGAAGCGCTAAGCACCATGAAAGTCGCTGTGCAGGAGTACGGTGCTTCCAATCCAGAGTTTCTCGCCGAACTCAATAATCGCTGCGAAGAATTGGTGAAGGTTCCTGTCTATCAATGGACCCTTCCTGAAGATCTTCAACCGCTGCGCGAATCGATCATGGGCCTGATCAATGGCATGGTGGATGTCGTCCTGTTTATGACGGCAGTACAAGTGATTCATCTGTTCCAGATAGCCGAGCAGATGGGAGTAGCGCCTCAACTACGAGAGGCCCTGCAATCAACTGTCGTGCTCTCCATAGGACCAACGACCTCTGAGGAACTGGCGCATTATGGCATTCAACCGGACTTTGAACCCTCGCGTCCAAAGATGGGATTCTTGGTCAATGAGGCGGCTCAATATTCCCGTCGCCTGCTTGAGGAGAAACGAAATAAGAAAATTGAAGGAGTCCTCTCCGACACTCTCGACACTCTCGACACTGAAGATATCGACGCGCCCAAAAAAGTCCGACGCGTGGCGGCCTCAACTCCCACCATGGCCGGGTTTCGCGATGGCCTCAAACAAATCGACTTTCTTCACGAAATCAGTAGCCGCATTGCAGCAGCGGATTCGCTTCACCTGGTGCTTGACCGGATCGTGTCCTTTATATCGAACGTAATTCCCTGTGATTCCTGCTTTATCTATGTCCTCGAAGGAGAGAGTCTTGTCATGCGCGCTTCAAAAAACCCGCACGCAGATCTTGTAGACCAGGTTGGAATCCAGATAGGTCAGGGCGTTACGGGATGGGTTGCCAAATATAGACAGCCTGTCGCTCTTGCCTCCGGCGCATCGAACGATCCTCGCTTCAAGGCATTTAAAAACATCCCCGAAGACCATTTTGAAGCGATGCTGTGTAGCCCGATCATATGCGCCGGTAGAGTGGTTGGCGTTATCAACCTGCAACACAGGCTATCGTACAAGCACACGACACACGAGGTAAGGTTGTTGTCGACCCTTGGCTATCTTGTTGGAGCGGAGATTGAACGCGCTCGTCTGGAAACGGAGAACTCACAACTCGCCAATCGGCTTGAGACACGCAAAGCAGTTGATCGAGCGAAAAGCGTGTTGCAGCGAGACCTGTCGCTCAGCGAAGACGAGGCCTACCAGATGATGCACAAGGAAAGCCGTCAGCGTAGAAAATCGATGCGAGAGATTGCCGACGCAATTCTGCTCTCAGAAGAATTGCGCCGTGCCAAATGA
- a CDS encoding NirA family protein — MGDSVTVNPSEFTAEQKEYLQGFFTSVAQRGFNPFAGHTSNGLITADAASCLPNLAAVEAEPCWFGTPVSDLAREERWKYEQDPFAIWDKVLEYSNRNQPPSDDDRFRLKYLGLFHVAPAQDSFMLRLRVPGGILYAHQLRGLAQLTESYGSGRVDLTTRSNLQIREFKPRDIVRVLNRVQTLGLTSHGSGADNIRNVTASPLTGLDPHELIDVAPLAEAMQSYITNTPEMYDLPRKFNIAFDNGGSISTLADTNDIGFMAVRVVEGRSVPAGVYFRVMLCGITGHRQFATDCGLLLRPEETVAVAAAMVRVFVRHGDRTDRKKARLKYLVDQWGVDRFIEETESNLAFPLIRVEASECEPRHTIHRTAHLGIHTQSQSGLHYMGVCVPVGHLPATQVRSLADIAERFGTGELRLTVWQNVIIPNITAGQLDAARQALVDTGLSYEATTVLSGTVACTGNQGCRFAAADTKSHAVLLARHLDERFPMLDQPVNLHVTGCSHSCAQHYIGDIGLMGIKVSGEEGYQVIIGGGADGDQGIGRELISSIRFTDLKPKLDNLFSQYVLHRTSNETFLQFTRRYDITTLQSFCNREIA; from the coding sequence ATGGGTGACAGTGTAACGGTCAATCCGAGCGAGTTTACCGCTGAACAGAAAGAATACCTTCAGGGCTTCTTTACCTCGGTAGCACAACGCGGGTTCAATCCATTCGCTGGTCACACCTCGAATGGGCTCATTACGGCGGACGCCGCTTCCTGTCTGCCTAACCTGGCGGCGGTGGAGGCCGAGCCTTGCTGGTTCGGAACACCGGTCTCTGACCTTGCCAGAGAAGAGCGTTGGAAGTACGAGCAGGATCCCTTCGCAATATGGGACAAGGTTCTTGAATACAGCAACCGGAACCAGCCTCCATCTGACGATGATCGCTTCCGTCTCAAGTATCTTGGGCTGTTCCACGTTGCTCCCGCGCAGGACTCTTTTATGCTCCGGCTCAGAGTTCCGGGAGGAATTCTCTATGCGCATCAACTTCGCGGTCTTGCGCAGCTCACCGAGAGTTACGGCTCTGGCCGCGTCGATCTCACGACACGCAGCAATCTTCAGATTCGCGAGTTTAAGCCCAGGGACATTGTCCGGGTCTTAAACCGAGTTCAGACCCTTGGCCTGACCTCGCACGGATCTGGCGCAGACAATATCCGCAACGTCACAGCCTCGCCTTTGACGGGGCTTGATCCTCATGAGCTGATCGATGTCGCTCCCTTGGCGGAAGCCATGCAGTCTTACATCACAAACACCCCTGAGATGTACGACCTGCCAAGGAAGTTCAATATCGCATTCGACAACGGCGGGTCAATCTCAACGCTTGCCGACACCAACGATATCGGCTTCATGGCCGTGCGTGTCGTAGAAGGTCGCAGCGTTCCGGCTGGGGTTTATTTCCGCGTAATGCTGTGTGGCATCACGGGCCATCGCCAATTCGCCACCGATTGCGGATTGCTGCTGAGGCCTGAAGAGACAGTGGCCGTAGCTGCCGCAATGGTGCGGGTATTCGTGCGACATGGAGATCGTACTGATCGTAAGAAAGCCCGGCTCAAATATCTGGTAGATCAGTGGGGCGTTGATCGATTTATCGAAGAGACGGAGAGCAATCTCGCTTTCCCACTCATCCGGGTTGAAGCTTCGGAGTGCGAACCGCGCCACACCATACATCGCACAGCCCATCTCGGGATTCATACTCAATCGCAATCCGGATTGCACTACATGGGCGTGTGTGTTCCTGTCGGTCACCTTCCTGCTACGCAGGTGCGCTCGCTTGCAGATATTGCGGAACGCTTCGGCACGGGTGAACTTCGCCTGACCGTATGGCAGAACGTGATCATCCCAAACATTACTGCGGGGCAGTTGGATGCAGCCAGACAAGCCCTTGTCGATACAGGACTAAGCTACGAGGCGACAACCGTGTTGAGTGGAACCGTTGCCTGTACAGGAAACCAGGGATGCCGTTTCGCAGCGGCAGATACAAAGAGTCATGCCGTGTTGCTTGCCAGGCATCTGGATGAGCGCTTTCCTATGCTCGATCAACCAGTCAATCTTCACGTTACCGGGTGTTCTCATTCCTGCGCACAGCATTACATCGGCGACATAGGTTTGATGGGCATAAAGGTCTCGGGCGAAGAAGGATACCAGGTCATCATTGGCGGCGGAGCAGACGGCGATCAGGGGATCGGCCGTGAGCTGATCTCTTCCATTCGGTTTACCGATCTGAAGCCGAAACTGGATAACCTG